The Mycobacterium sp. EPa45 genomic interval GGCTCGAACGGGTGATACCACTTCCATTGGGCGCGTTCGCCGATGGGCCCGCGGCATGGTGGGACATCCGGTGGTGGGTTGTTCGGCGGGCGCGCTAGCGACTGTGACGTGAGTGGATCGCCGTCGCAGTCGAGGACGGTGAGGTGCTCGGCGGGCCCGGTGATGGTGATATCGCCGCGGTGGTGTGCCCGGTGGTGATAGGGGCACAACAAGACGAGGTTGTGCAATTCGGTGGGCCCGCCGTTTTCCCAGTGCTGGATGTGATGGGCGTGCAGTCCGCGTGTTGCGCCGCAGCCGGGGACCGCGCATGTGGCGTCGCGATGTTCGAGCGCGCGGCGGAGCCGCCGGTTGATGGTCCGGGTGGTGCGGCCGGCGCCGATCGGTTGGCCGTCGCGTTCGAACCAGACTTCACAGGTGGCGTCGCAGGTCAGGTATTGGCGGTCGGCATCGGACAGCAGTGGGCCCAAATGGAGCGCACCAATCCGCTGCTCGACATCGACATGCATGACCACCGTGGTGCGTTGCCCGTGCGGCCGTTGCACCACGTCGGCGTCCCAGCCGGCCTCGACCAGGCTCATGAACGCGTCCACTGTATTCGGCAGTGGCGGCGGGGTTTCCGCCGTCTCGTGCTCGCGCTGGTATTCGGCGATGAGACTGTCGTGGTGAGACTGTAGTGCAGCCTCGACTGTCGCGGCCTCGTCGGCGGGCACGGTGATACGCCACGTGGTGGACTCGTCGCGAACGGTTTTGCGCACTGATCGTGGCGGGTCGGGTTGCGGACCAGGCTTGGGTGGCCGGGGTTCGAGCTTGATGGCTTTGCGCAGCTGGCTGACTGTCGCAACAGAGGCCAGCTGTGCGTAGTGCTCATCGGAGCCGTCGGCGGCTCGTTCGGCGATGACGCCGACCTGATCCACCGACAGCCGTCCCTCACGCAGCGCTTGGGTGCAAAGCGGGAACTCGGGAAGTCGGTGCGCCACAGCAGAAATCGTCTTGGCGGTGGTCGATGAAGTGCCCAACTTCCAAGCCACCACGGCGGCGACGGAACGTGCACCGGTCATGCCGCAGAGATTGCCGTGCTCCAGTTCGGCGACGAGTTCCACGATGCGCCCGTCGATCGCATTGCGCTGACCGGCCAGCTCCGCAAGCTCCTCGAACAAGACCTCGAG includes:
- a CDS encoding HNH endonuclease signature motif containing protein, with the protein product MSSTAVLTPKERLEVLFEELAELAGQRNAIDGRIVELVAELEHGNLCGMTGARSVAAVVAWKLGTSSTTAKTISAVAHRLPEFPLCTQALREGRLSVDQVGVIAERAADGSDEHYAQLASVATVSQLRKAIKLEPRPPKPGPQPDPPRSVRKTVRDESTTWRITVPADEAATVEAALQSHHDSLIAEYQREHETAETPPPLPNTVDAFMSLVEAGWDADVVQRPHGQRTTVVMHVDVEQRIGALHLGPLLSDADRQYLTCDATCEVWFERDGQPIGAGRTTRTINRRLRRALEHRDATCAVPGCGATRGLHAHHIQHWENGGPTELHNLVLLCPYHHRAHHRGDITITGPAEHLTVLDCDGDPLTSQSLARPPNNPPPDVPPCRGPIGERAQWKWYHPFEPQAPPEN